The following coding sequences are from one Lysinibacillus sp. FSL W8-0992 window:
- a CDS encoding DEAD/DEAH box helicase translates to MSVINLLKEELQAKWNFEEPMKIQEEMIPAMLEGKDIVAESPTGSGKTLAYVLPLLNKVNGSKKQTQGLIVAPSQELAMQIVEVIREWTAGTDITVQQLIGGANSARQIEKLKKKPTIVVGTPGRLNELVRSGKLKLKEIETVILDECDQLLSREYRVVVKSFIEGSAFGRQVVVVSATITEEIELVASRMMFEPLRFKIKPEDMVKFGKVVHSFLKVEERDKTDFLRRLSHTEGLRALAFVNNIDQLLMKETKLQYRSAPIVTLHSDMKKEERKKALDAFRKGDARVLIATDIAARGLDIAGLTHVIHVDVPRTIEQYLHRSGRTGRAGADGEVLTLLSYHDEKTYKKWTREIPGKPVQKVWHDGKLVEGNSKTIGQKRGN, encoded by the coding sequence ATGTCAGTAATAAATTTATTAAAAGAAGAATTACAAGCAAAATGGAACTTTGAAGAACCGATGAAAATTCAAGAAGAAATGATTCCAGCAATGCTTGAAGGCAAGGATATTGTAGCAGAATCACCAACAGGCTCAGGGAAAACATTGGCCTATGTGTTGCCTTTACTTAATAAAGTAAATGGATCGAAAAAGCAAACACAAGGTTTAATTGTTGCGCCATCTCAAGAATTAGCAATGCAAATCGTCGAGGTCATTCGTGAATGGACAGCGGGTACTGATATTACCGTACAACAACTTATTGGTGGTGCAAACTCTGCACGACAAATTGAGAAGTTAAAGAAAAAGCCAACCATCGTAGTTGGTACACCAGGTCGCTTAAATGAATTAGTGCGTTCGGGTAAATTAAAGTTAAAAGAAATTGAAACAGTTATTTTAGATGAATGTGATCAGCTACTAAGCCGCGAGTATCGCGTTGTGGTGAAATCATTTATCGAAGGGTCAGCGTTCGGTCGCCAAGTAGTTGTTGTTTCTGCCACAATTACTGAGGAAATTGAATTAGTTGCAAGCCGTATGATGTTTGAGCCATTACGCTTTAAAATTAAACCTGAGGATATGGTGAAGTTTGGTAAAGTCGTGCATTCGTTCTTGAAAGTAGAAGAACGTGATAAAACAGACTTCCTACGTCGACTATCACATACAGAAGGCTTACGTGCCCTTGCTTTTGTCAATAATATCGATCAATTGTTAATGAAAGAAACGAAGCTACAATATCGTTCAGCACCAATTGTGACATTACATTCTGACATGAAAAAGGAAGAACGTAAAAAAGCTTTAGATGCATTCCGTAAAGGAGATGCGCGTGTTTTAATTGCCACAGATATTGCGGCGCGTGGTTTAGATATTGCTGGTTTAACACATGTTATTCATGTCGATGTTCCACGTACAATTGAACAGTATTTGCATCGCTCTGGTCGTACAGGTCGTGCAGGTGCAGATGGTGAAGTACTAACATTGTTATCATACCATGATGAAAAAACGTATAAAAAGTGGACACGTGAAATTCCAGGCAAACCAGTGCAGAAGGTATGGCATGATGGCAAGCTCGTAGAAGGTAATTCAAAAACAATTGGACAAAAGCGAGGGAACTAA
- a CDS encoding aminopeptidase: MTFEEKLQAYAELAVKVGVNIQQGQYLLVNTSVEALDFARLVVKEAYKAGAGRVHVNFSDDEMDRAYFEHASVEEFNRFPEWVVKMRDELIERKGALLWIDAADPDKLTGIPADRLATHQKVSGAALKNYRNAVMKDLIAWTIVAVPSEKWAGKVFPNLEVEKQVPALWEAIFKTVHIGEGNAVENWRTHVANLESRAALLNNKKYAKLHYTAPGTDLTIALAPQHKWLTGGSKTPDDTIFIANMPTEEVYTLPMKQGVNGYVSNTKPLVYQGNIIDGFKLTFEEGKIVDAKAQVGQDLLQELIAVDEGSCYLGEVALVPHESPISASEILYFNTLFDENASNHLAIGEAYPTCLEGGRDLENGQLEALGANISVTHEDFMIGSGEMDIDGILPDGTVEPIFRKGSWAF; encoded by the coding sequence ATGACATTTGAAGAAAAATTACAGGCATATGCAGAACTAGCGGTTAAGGTTGGTGTCAATATTCAACAAGGGCAATACTTATTAGTGAATACATCAGTGGAAGCTTTAGACTTTGCTCGTCTAGTGGTGAAGGAGGCATACAAAGCTGGAGCTGGTCGTGTTCATGTTAATTTTTCAGATGATGAAATGGACCGTGCTTATTTCGAGCATGCGTCTGTTGAGGAATTTAATCGTTTTCCAGAATGGGTTGTTAAAATGCGTGATGAGCTAATCGAACGCAAAGGGGCATTATTATGGATAGATGCGGCGGATCCAGATAAATTAACTGGTATTCCAGCAGACCGTTTAGCAACACATCAAAAGGTATCAGGCGCAGCATTGAAAAACTATCGTAATGCAGTCATGAAGGATTTAATTGCATGGACTATCGTCGCAGTACCTTCAGAAAAGTGGGCAGGAAAAGTATTCCCGAATTTAGAAGTTGAAAAACAAGTACCAGCTCTTTGGGAAGCCATCTTTAAAACGGTGCACATTGGTGAGGGGAACGCTGTTGAAAACTGGCGTACACATGTTGCAAATTTAGAATCGCGCGCTGCATTACTGAACAATAAAAAGTATGCAAAACTTCATTATACTGCACCAGGTACTGACTTAACGATCGCATTAGCACCTCAGCATAAATGGCTTACAGGTGGCAGTAAAACTCCTGATGATACTATTTTCATCGCTAATATGCCGACGGAAGAAGTTTATACGTTGCCAATGAAGCAAGGTGTAAATGGCTATGTTAGTAATACAAAGCCATTAGTTTACCAAGGCAATATTATTGATGGCTTTAAGCTTACATTTGAAGAAGGAAAAATTGTTGATGCGAAAGCGCAAGTTGGGCAAGACCTTTTACAAGAGTTAATTGCAGTCGATGAGGGTTCATGTTATTTAGGAGAGGTAGCACTTGTCCCGCATGAGTCCCCAATCTCGGCTTCAGAAATATTATATTTCAATACATTATTCGATGAGAATGCTTCAAACCATTTAGCTATCGGCGAAGCTTATCCAACTTGTTTAGAAGGTGGAAGAGATTTAGAAAATGGTCAACTTGAAGCGTTAGGGGCGAATATTTCAGTTACACATGAGGACTTTATGATTGGTAGTGGCGAAATGGATATTGACGGTATTTTACCAGATGGTACTGTGGAGCCGATTTTCCGTAAAGGTAGCTGGGCTTTTTAA
- a CDS encoding SGNH/GDSL hydrolase family protein, whose amino-acid sequence MKRLLSLVSITVLSLTLGVSSAFARAENYVALGDSLAAGQTPYQEIDAGYSDFIAMRLGKMGQLSHYTKELAFPGFTTADVLERVKSEEASEVLANASLITISAGANDLLRLVQVNPMAGTLAFSQLQVDYALNIARKNMAEMLAELKLRAPNAKVYVMGYYFAYPNVHATQKEGTNAQLMKLNTILEQQAEQAGMTYINVYDAFGLQATQFLPNVADVHPNFEGYRQMANAFLKSYSGSDMLAISTSELPKPNPMTFQEILQKQAESKKRSVEAKQEKVSTVRNIQGFIGYATFIEKARANQRLQLQRI is encoded by the coding sequence ATGAAACGACTATTGAGCCTAGTAAGTATAACGGTGCTTTCGTTGACACTTGGTGTTTCATCTGCTTTTGCACGTGCTGAAAATTATGTAGCACTTGGTGATTCATTAGCAGCTGGTCAAACACCGTATCAGGAAATTGATGCAGGCTATAGTGATTTTATCGCGATGCGTTTAGGGAAGATGGGACAACTGAGTCACTATACAAAAGAACTCGCTTTCCCAGGCTTCACAACAGCGGACGTTTTAGAGCGGGTAAAATCAGAAGAGGCAAGTGAGGTATTAGCAAACGCATCACTTATTACGATTTCAGCAGGCGCCAATGATTTACTGCGTCTTGTGCAGGTCAACCCAATGGCTGGTACGTTAGCATTTTCGCAGCTTCAGGTAGACTACGCTTTAAATATAGCCCGAAAAAATATGGCAGAGATGTTAGCAGAGTTAAAATTACGTGCACCCAATGCAAAAGTGTACGTCATGGGTTATTATTTTGCCTATCCAAATGTGCATGCAACACAAAAAGAGGGAACGAATGCACAGCTCATGAAGTTAAATACGATTTTAGAGCAACAAGCTGAGCAGGCAGGGATGACTTACATTAATGTCTATGATGCTTTCGGATTGCAAGCTACACAGTTCTTACCAAATGTTGCAGATGTCCATCCTAATTTTGAAGGCTATCGTCAAATGGCGAATGCCTTTTTAAAATCTTATAGTGGTAGTGATATGTTAGCAATCTCTACATCAGAATTACCAAAGCCTAATCCAATGACATTTCAAGAAATATTACAGAAACAAGCAGAGTCCAAGAAAAGATCAGTAGAAGCAAAACAGGAGAAAGTTTCAACCGTCAGAAACATTCAAGGCTTTATTGGCTATGCTACTTTCATTGAAAAAGCCAGAGCCAATCAGCGCTTGCAACTACAACGAATCTAG